The Pseudoliparis swirei isolate HS2019 ecotype Mariana Trench chromosome 17, NWPU_hadal_v1, whole genome shotgun sequence sequence CTATCTGTAGCTATATTTATTTCTCCttaggtgacctttgaccttttataTTGTTAACTTCACATTATCTCTCAGGTGACACTAAATTGTTTGTGTGACATTTGTAGGAAAGGTTTACTTCTGtatattaaatgcatttttactTTACctttatgtaaaaaatatacGTCTAGTTATGGGCATTATACTAAATTGCActcaagaaaataaatattattataacataGTAACAGGAAGAATGTTGCCACTTCTTTGGATTGAAGtggactttttcttcttttccttcgaCCAAAACATATTTGGTGACCCATATGCATGTTTACAATAAACATACAGCATATAGCTACAAACACACAGTGCCATGCCCACCAAGCCATTACATAACATACAACATAGAGATAACATCTTGCATATGACTCCGTCCACtccgcctctctaccgccatctgcctgatggatcgtggaggtctccatcgtggaatatgcctactatgaactattcatacactctgtcacattcattgaatgtattttaactctaaatctgtccttctgtacacattacatctattgcacctgtccatcctggagaaggatcctcctctgttgctctcctgaaggtttcttcccttttcccccccctgaagggttatttgggagtttttcctgtgtgaggttttggggcagggatgtctatgtgtacagattgtaaagcactccgagacaaatttgtaatttgggaaATTGGGCttttcaaataaactgaattgaattgaattgaatatgatattactcatgttaCATGATATTCATGAATGTATTTACTGTCAATGGACTAATATAGTTGTTAATCTTATAGCCTGTTGTGTTTGAGCTTTGTGAAGAACAGTGTATATTATTGTGTTACTGTGAGTATATAATACCTTATTAACtgatataaagaatatatattacaatatacaTACGAATTGTGTATTCTCAATCTTACATAACATTTTCAAATCCTCTTGTCTTAGATTGCTTGTCTCCAGCGCCCTAAGCCGCAGTGTGCGGAGGGGCATGCTGGTGGGAGCGGTGGCCCCTCCTcctgaaggggcggggctttccTGCAATGTGTGTGCAGCGGAGAGGGCTGGACCTGGATCTTtatctggacctggacctggacctggacctgcgCTCCCGGCTTCCAAACCTCAGGCCCCTTCCACGGATTTCTACGAGTATCACTCTCCGACCCATTTGGAAGGAGCCATTAATTGCCTTTATACCGGGGGTGAGTGCACACGTTTTGTTTATTTCCTTTCACTGAGCGTGTTCATTTAGCAATCTTGATATTACCCAGCGCCTCCTTATTGTCGTGCAGGCCACCGTGCGGCTTGTTGGATGTAGTAAACGGCACGCTGTCGCACTCATACGAGTAAACACGGTGACAGGCACACAGATTTAATTCAGCTTTGACATCCGGTGTAACACGAGTGTGATTGTGTTGTAAAAATGTGTACTGTTGTCAGAAATAACTGGCAGGCTGCAGGCCACCTCGCATAAATAGTCCGGCCCCCTGTACTACTGAACAGGTGCAGTAAACAATCTAAGCCTGCATGACATGCTGTGGCTTTTTATTGCAAGTAACAAGCcaatgaattaaaaaagcagCCAACATATGTGCAGCATAGTTCTGTCTGCTTCGGGGTAGGGAGGACGCAAGTGTGTTGGTTGTTTTAGGGCTTTGTTGAGGTCGACGTcctattgatgacatcatctccacAGGACTGCGTGGATCAGCTTTTCCCTGATGTGAAGAATAGAGATATCCTTCTGTCATTAGCCAGCATTAGTGTCTGTCTAGCTGTTAGACCGAGCAGAGGGACATTCCAGGCAAAAGAGGCCTCAGTTGGGGGGCCTCTTTTAAAACAATGTCCTTGCGTGCAGAATTGTTCCTATCAAAAGCATAGTCAGTTTTTCACAGCAACACATCCTTCCAAAGAACTATTTTAACAACAACTTGCTGGTGAATCTCCTGGTCTCTCACCACTGTAGCTGCATCCACGTGTATTTCTCCTACTTGACTGAAAACTGAATTGAGCTCATTAGAATTCCTGTCCAGTGGAGCCTGAGAGACATACAAGATGATCCAATGTCCCAGTTTGGACACTCATTGATTCAGACAGGGACcgtctaagaaaacactttcaatCTAACAGCCAGAGTAGTTGGTTCCTTTTCACCGCTGGTTTCCTCAAAGCTATTATGTCCTCCCTTGAGATGTGAAACTGTCCGGCATGGAAAAGCAAATGCATTCAGGAGGATAACGACACCCCCACTGAGTGGTGAACACTAACGTCCATTAATGGTGCACAAGCTTCTGCAGTGCAATCCAAAAGATTTGACAAAGAAAGCACTTTCTCTTTAACTGTGCCAAATCTTCAGTGAAttacctcactctctctctcactctctctctctctcactctctccctctctcagcctGACTGCACAGACAAGGTATAATATTTCTAGGTGCTTTTGTTATTCCTGCAAAGTTTGTAGTGTTTAAGGTGGTGTCTTGTCTCGCATTCCTCAGAAATAcccttttgtctgttttttattttctgtacgTCGATTATTTCTCTGCTCTGCTTAACATTGTGTTGGCTTCTCACTGAAATTTCTATCGCAGATCATTTACTTGTACTATTATTCGTTGCAGGTTTTGCCTTTTTCAGGGACATTAGAAATACTGAGGTCACAAGTCCCCCCGAGTAGCCCCCCACTCTGAGGAGAGTTTAATCAGTGACCAAAAACAAGGTCCCTCCATTGTTTTTAATTACttggagttttttttgtttttgtttattcaaTTAAAGCTAGGGTTGGTATTCTTGAGAAACTAGCAAGAGTaagctatatttaaaaaagtataattATTAACAGAAACAATGAACATAGCTATTGTTGGCACTCACAGCTGTCATGCCAGCAGCTTGAGAACGACTGATGGGCATGAGAGCACGGGCGCTGACGGAAAGGCTGAATGCTTTATTTTCTTCATAATTTTGCGGCCTCAAACATAATGAGATTCAAAATAATGAATCTCTTTTAAATATGCATCATGTTGTTGGTAATTGTAGAACATATCATTCCTCTCAGGTTGCTAAAACTACTCACTCCATAAATGATCAAATGGAGTACAGGGACCTGACCTCAGCTTCCTCAATGCCCATTTTgctttcatttttctttcacTATAATGTAGAATCCAAAtgcagaaaataaatcaatctTTACTAGTATAAACATGATTCTCTTTGTACACACGCTTCCACGCGTGTTTGCTGTGCTGTAACCCTTAGACAAGACTGTGCCTCCGTGTTAGCTATTTATAGGCAGCATTTTGCATTCACAGCCCCATATTTTTATCTAACGCCAGCATGTATCCAAGCGGAGGGATGTCTGCCACCATACAGGCCAACAGGCTACGAGCGGAAGGCATGGGCTCCAAGGAGCAGGCCATACACTTCTCCAACCAGGACTACGAGGCGCTGAAGCAGGAATGTTTGGAGTCCGGCTGCCTGTTCGAAGACTCTTATTTCCCCTGTGAGCCTCCATCCCTGGGCTTCAAGGAGCTCGCCCCCCATTCCTCCAAAACGAGGGATGTGGAGTGGATGAGGCCCACGGTGAGTGGTGACCACCAATGCATAACACAGATAGtaggacacacaacaacacatacagATGGATATATGTTTTTATGACAGATTCTAAACCTAAAgctgtatattttattttagttttcacAATTCAaacgataaaataaaaatcacaacagagataaatgaatatcacagttcaggaagagacaaaaaggcttatttgaagcctccacctatataatattcaacattttacaaaattacaaacaagatagacaacaaaagaaaaaagaggaaaataatCTAATTATATCGAGTGTGTAGGCATGTGTgggcatgtgtgagtgtgtgtgagtgtgtgtgtgcatgtgaaagtAAGCATGGCTTGGGTTTATTCAGAGATATTGGATTATACCGGAGTGGCATTTTCTAAGCAATGGTAATGCTCCGTGTCCGCATGAGTGAAACAGCAAAACGTTTTGATATAATAGCTGAAACAAGAAAGACATGAACACTAAGCCATAAAAAACTCTTACAAAACAGCAAAAATACTTTCTTTTAGGCAATTTTTGAAACATTTCATAGGACATTTTTTTGTTACGTGGGAAAAGTCATTCCATAACTTGGTTCCCCGAAATCTAACAGAAAAATGATTAAGTAGAAATACCTCATCATTCTTTGGATTGCTGCTCATGAAATATTTCTCAACAACAAGCCTGTGGTTCTAACTGTCGGAGAAACATATCACATAAACAGACGTCtcctataaacacacatatcctATGACATTCTGTTATTTCACGTCTGCAAACCCCAACAGAATAGATCATGTAGGGACAGACACCTCTCGGACCACGGCAGCTGTTGGCATCGCGGGGCATTCCCTGACCACTCCCTTGCTCCTGACATTTGTTTACAGTGCCTCACTGACACAGGAAGTTGACATTGGATGCAAGAATAGCAATGGTTTGAAAGATGTGTCGCCTTTAATGCAGATTGTGAAACATGTTGACTTCTCTGAATTCGGAGACTGATGCGTTCGATCGGCTTCACacatacatttcattttctTCCATAGGAACTGAAAGACGATCCTCAGTTCATTGTGGGTGGTGCCACTAGAACTGACATCTGTCAGGGAGCGCTGGGTGAGCCCTTGTTGGTAATGTTGAGTAGACTTAgacagattagattagaattaGATAAAGACTGTTAAATGTTAAATCTCCCTTGCAGGCGACTGCTGGCTCTTAGCCGCCATCGGCTCTCTCACCCTGAATGAGAGGCTTCTTCACCGGGTTGTCCCTCATGGCCAGTCCTTCCAAGATGATTATGCTGGAATCTTCCACTTTCAGGTACTTCAACATCATCCTCCACTTGCCCACCAAGAGTAAGGCAAGCGTTAATATTGATGGACTTGTTGATTGTTGCTCCGTGTTGCAGTTCTGGCAGTTCGGCGAATGGGTAGATGTTGTGATAGACGACAGACTGCCTGTCAAAGACGGCGAGCTCATGTTTGTCCATTCTGCTGAGGGCAACGAATTCTGGAGTGCCCTCCTAGAGAAAGCTTACGCCAAGTAGGTATTAAAAGAGCCTCCCCACTTGATGCATTATTCAGTATGGGTGTGTATCGGAGGACAtaagtgtgtgtttactgtggctTCAGGCTGAGTGGCTCCTACGAGGCTCTGTCCGGAGGAAGCACCACCGAAGGGTTCGAGGACTTCACAGGTGGTGTGTCTGAGATGTACGAGCTCCGCAGTGCTCCCAAAGATCTGCACAGGATAATAGGCAAAGCCGTGAAGAGAGGCTCTCTGCTGGGCTGCTCCATCGATGTAAGTGCTGCACACGCTGGCACAGCACCACGCGGATCAATGTTGCACCACCTTGAGCAAACCAACAGCATTAAAAGCCTTTCTATTTATTTCCGCGTCATTCAATGCAGTGATCATGCTTTCATATCATTGCAGATCACCAGCGCCTTCGACATGGAAGCTGTTACATTCAAGAAGCTTGTGAAGGGCCACGCCTACTCAGTCACTGGACTGAAGGAGGTCTGTCTGCGTATGACTATTGTCTTTAATCGTTTCCCCTCAGAAATAATATTGATGGTCCTCAGTTGCCCGTAACTACAGCTACAGAAATATAACTGTGCGTTATGCAGGTTAATTTCCAAGGCAACATGGAACGCCTCATCCGAATACGTAATCCTTGGGGTCAGGTGGAGTGGACCGGTGCCTGGAGTGACAAGTGAGTTAATAAATGTCTTTGTGTGCTCAGTATTTTTTCCATCCCTATTTTGGTGTGTTTACCGTCTTCTTTTGTGAGCGTTAAGTCCCTTTCTAAATGTTCATTGCAGTCTATTTgtctcgttgtgtgtgtgtgtagttctcctgAGTGGGATGAGATTGACCCGTCCGAACAAGAGGATCTGCACCTGAAGATGGAAGACGGGGAGTTTTGGTAAGGGTGCTGTAGTGCCACGGAGCAATGTAATGTACTGTTGGTATTTTAAATCACTAGTTTGGCATTTTGGGAAATGCGCCTGTTCGAGTTtcatgagaagattgataccactcagTCACCTTCCTCTCAGCAAGACAGTGAAGAACGGTTCATCCCAGCATGTCAAACTATTCTTCCAAAAAGGTAGCgttcgtttttttttctctctcccaggATGTCTTTCGATGAATTCAAAAGGCAGTTTTCTCGGCTAGAGATCTGTAACTTGACTCCTGACGCTCTGAGCGAGGACGGTCTCGGCCACTGGAACACCAACAAGTTCTACGGCGCGTGGAGAAGAGGCAGCACCGCCGGAGGCTGCAGGAACCATGCCAGTGAGTCACAACCGCATGgtcacaggaaaagaaaaagcctTTTCAAGTGCACACACTGACATGGATAGGACTACGAAGCAGGCTAACACGAGTGCACCGTCTGTGTAGACACGTTTTGGATCAACCCTCAGTACAAGATCACGTTgctggaggaggatgatgacccAGAGGATGACGAGGTGTCGTGCAGTTTTCTAGTAGCTCTCATGCAGAAGGACCGCCGCAAATACCGGTGCCATGGCCAAGACATGCACACTATCGGCTTTGCTCTTTATGAGGTGAGAATAGAGATGGAAAACCAGCGTTGTCCCCTTTGCCCTTCTCATAGTTGCagtacattacattattatttgaaGTTTTTCCTCAGCTCATTAATGTTTTTCTCACCCCTTCCTTTGCGCAGATTCCAGAAGAGGTAGGCGGAGCATCAATTACTAACAATCATTTTTATATTCACGACACTGTTGATCTTCAGCCCTTTTACTGTAATTGATGTATATCTTACAGCACTTCTTATCATCTTAGTTAAAACTGAATAATTATCTCACTTCCAGGTGTATAGTAGTATATATGATGACAATCAACTTGACCTAAAAACATGCACTTGCACCTTAACCCGTGTATTGTTTCCTACTTTCGACAGTACAAAGGCTGCCAGAATGTCCATTTGAAGAAAGATTTCTTTTTGAAACATTCATCGTGCGCTCGCTCTGAGACCTTCATAAACCTGCGAGAGGTGAGCACGCGGCTCCGTCTGCCCCCCGGAGAGTACCTCATCGTGCCCTCCACCTTTGCCCCCAGTCAGGAGGCTGACTTTGTCCTCAGAGTCTTCACTGAGAAGCAATCAGAAACACAGTATGTGGGGGTTTTGCATGGGATTTAAGTATTTAGAATTTGTAAAATGATCTCTTGCTAATATGTTATTGTCCATCGCAGAGAACTGGATGATGAAATCTCCGCTGATTTAGGAGATGATGTACGTATCAGTGAGACACTAAAATGTTACGTACTATTCTCTATGAATAGTAGAAAATAACTTGGACTCTGATCATGAGCCAATACCTTTTTATATTTGTGGTTTCCTCCAGGATGAAATAACTGAAGACGACATTGATGACTCTTTTAAGTCCATGTTCGCCCAGCTAGCAGGAGAGGTAAGTCTCAAAAACAGATCTGTCTCGTTTTGCATCTCTATTTGCATTCATACTGGCGGACACGACTCAAATGAtttgtttattataataatggtCGTAATAATAGGGgtatcattttttttatttgtggtgGTATTCCAGATAACATCTAAAGCTTTAAATATTCACAAAGGCATCATCCTTTTTTATGGGGAGGAAAACAAAGTCAATAaaattctttctcttttcttatcGTCTGTGGCTTTTTTCAGGACATGGAGATTTCTATTCACGAGCTTCAGACCATTCTAAACCGAGTCGTCTCCAGGCGTGAGTTTCCTGTTTACTTTTAGTTTACAATTCTTAGCTACTGAAAAATGTACATGTTCGTAATATATATTCCACAACTGTATTACATTCTGCCGTGGCGTGTTCACCGGGATGGGCCACATTCAGCCTGATTTGATCTCAAATGGGTCAAACCAGTACAATCATTGCATACCAACCGATACAACAACACCtccaaatgtttttctttcttttgagatTTCCGTTGATCTCTTGTCTACAACTGGAAACACGGGACAGCAGTGGACACATTTGAGTTGCAATGACTTCTCAGCTAATTttacactttacaaagtcaTCCATTGGGCAGGATCTGACCCTTTGGAAGGGCGATTCTGGACCTCGGCCTTATGTTCGATTCCACTGGCGTCGGCCTTTAATTGACGACTTTTTCTGCGATTTCAGACAAAGATCTAAAGACCGATGGCTTCAGTATGGAGTCATGCAGGACCATGATTAACCTGATGGACGTATCCTCTATCTAGTTAACAGGCATGAGCGCATCAACAGTTGTTCCATTGATACATGATGCATTTAGCATGCATGTTTGTATGTGGTTGCACCCCTTGACATGGCGCTTACCAGAAAGATGGTAGTGCCCGTTTAGGGCTGGTGGAGTTCCAGATCCTCTGGAACAAAATCCGAAAGTGGCTggtaaataataacaatgttaATGGAACAGTATTCCCACTTAGATTCTTTACATTTCTATAAAAATGTTGTCTCTGTCTTGCAGGTCATTTTTAGAGATTTTGACCTCGACAAGTCAGGGGCCATGAGCTCATATGAGATGCGTCTCGCTGTGGAGGCAGCAGGTATAATGCTCTTAACTATCAATTCCAGTTATTTGctgtacacacactctcagattATGAAGTGTAAGTCCTTTAATTCTTTAACATTGTCATCCTGTGTCAGGTTTTAAACTGAATAACAGACTGAACCAGATTCTGGTGGCCCGGTATGCAGAGAACGAGATGGTTGACTTTGACAACTTCATCTGCTGCCTGGTCAAGCTTGAAGCCATGTTTAGTGAGTATTCATGTCACAGGAGCTATCCTAAATGTATTCCGTGTATTTGCAGAATACTAGTAGAAGTATTAATTGTGAAACTTTTAACAGGGTCTTTCCAGCAGTTTGACAAGGAGGGATCAGGAGAGGCTGAAATAAATGTCACAGAGGTGAGTTCTGTTTAAACACAACATCTCAATacattgtgtcagtctttctgttCATCTAATTGTATTGCTTGTTTTGCCAGTGGCTTTACCTGACAATGTGTTGTTGAAGAGGGCCTTCTTCACTGGAGGCAGACGGTGAAAGGCACAGAGCCTGCGGATTGCTATGAACCCGGAGAACCAATGATTCGTCAACCTTAGCGACCTTTAACACATCCCACCTCGGCCTATGTAAGAAACAAAATGCAGTCATGTCAAGTGTCTCCCGGAAAATTTGATAAACTATGCAAACCTGCAGTATGAAGCAGTCAGTGTGCCACATATATCTGTCATCTCTGTAGAAACTGCATGTCTCTGGCTGCGCATGACAAACATCACTCGCTGTAATGTGCCTCGTTGCAAGTGGATTCAGCCTTTCTACATTTCAGTCTTGATTTTCTGTCTATAATTTCCAACAGATTTACTAACAATCAGTATTTCAAACTCTTGACTAAAAGCTTTGTTGCCAAGAAACACATAGAAGTAGACATCTGAAGACGCCTGTTACTGTAATGCTTTAAAACGGGATGTCTTATAGATTGTCTGGATCTTTCAGCAAAGATTAACAAGAAATGATCGACTCAGTTACGTTGGTAGTTATATTATTTGACCTGTAGATGGCAGTACAGATCTAATGTAAAGTTCACCTTTAATATATGACACAAATGTGTTCCTTTAGTTGAAGTTATTTAGCTGCACTTTGTTTAGCTTTACTTGATTGTTCTGTTATATTGCACTGAGAAATACCATATTTCAGTCAACTCAAGGGCCATTTACATGGATCATACAATACTTGCCTTATACAGCACACCATGTTATAACAACTAATACACGTATGccattcatgtgttttgtgtagCGAGTGTATGTTGTgccttcaaataaaaaaaatccccctAATGGTTCATATTTTCTCAGTGTGTTCATTATATTCATGATAACATGAGTTTGACCCACATTCGGCTGCTCGAACGTCGAGGACCCCAGCAGCTCACATGCTATGCCTTTAAGCTAAAGGTTATATTTATTGTGAGCACAGAGAGGCCTCAGTGAAAGGCCAAGCATGTCCACTAATGTGCCATCCTGTTACATTAAGTGGCAACAGAATACTGAAGAGACACTTGTGTACGCTCCCTTTACCTTTATTGTAGACTGCACATAAGCATAAGATTCATAAACCCCAAGCAGAtgtagaatatacagtattgATTAAATGATAGTACAGAATGGTGTCAAACAAATGAACTGGCAATTGCTAGGACTTTAGAGTAATCTCCATCCACTTTACGTAGATGTGTGGGTAAAGGGACCTTGATCCTTGTTCCTGTAGGATTTCCATTGTCCTCAATCAGAA is a genomic window containing:
- the LOC130207628 gene encoding calpain-1 catalytic subunit-like isoform X2; translated protein: MYPSGGMSATIQANRLRAEGMGSKEQAIHFSNQDYEALKQECLESGCLFEDSYFPCEPPSLGFKELAPHSSKTRDVEWMRPTELKDDPQFIVGGATRTDICQGALGDCWLLAAIGSLTLNERLLHRVVPHGQSFQDDYAGIFHFQFWQFGEWVDVVIDDRLPVKDGELMFVHSAEGNEFWSALLEKAYAKLSGSYEALSGGSTTEGFEDFTGGVSEMYELRSAPKDLHRIIGKAVKRGSLLGCSIDITSAFDMEAVTFKKLVKGHAYSVTGLKEVNFQGNMERLIRIRNPWGQVEWTGAWSDNSPEWDEIDPSEQEDLHLKMEDGEFWMSFDEFKRQFSRLEICNLTPDALSEDGLGHWNTNKFYGAWRRGSTAGGCRNHANTFWINPQYKITLLEEDDDPEDDEVSCSFLVALMQKDRRKYRCHGQDMHTIGFALYEIPEEYKGCQNVHLKKDFFLKHSSCARSETFINLREVSTRLRLPPGEYLIVPSTFAPSQEADFVLRVFTEKQSETQELDDEISADLGDDDEITEDDIDDSFKSMFAQLAGEDMEISIHELQTILNRVVSRHKDLKTDGFSMESCRTMINLMDKDGSARLGLVEFQILWNKIRKWLVIFRDFDLDKSGAMSSYEMRLAVEAAGFKLNNRLNQILVARYAENEMVDFDNFICCLVKLEAMFRSFQQFDKEGSGEAEINVTEWLYLTMCC
- the LOC130207628 gene encoding calpain-1 catalytic subunit-like isoform X1, with product MYPSGGMSATIQANRLRAEGMGSKEQAIHFSNQDYEALKQECLESGCLFEDSYFPCEPPSLGFKELAPHSSKTRDVEWMRPTELKDDPQFIVGGATRTDICQGALGDCWLLAAIGSLTLNERLLHRVVPHGQSFQDDYAGIFHFQFWQFGEWVDVVIDDRLPVKDGELMFVHSAEGNEFWSALLEKAYAKLSGSYEALSGGSTTEGFEDFTGGVSEMYELRSAPKDLHRIIGKAVKRGSLLGCSIDVSAAHAGTAPRGSMLHHLEQTNSIKSLSIYFRVIQCSDHAFISLQITSAFDMEAVTFKKLVKGHAYSVTGLKEVNFQGNMERLIRIRNPWGQVEWTGAWSDNSPEWDEIDPSEQEDLHLKMEDGEFWMSFDEFKRQFSRLEICNLTPDALSEDGLGHWNTNKFYGAWRRGSTAGGCRNHANTFWINPQYKITLLEEDDDPEDDEVSCSFLVALMQKDRRKYRCHGQDMHTIGFALYEIPEEYKGCQNVHLKKDFFLKHSSCARSETFINLREVSTRLRLPPGEYLIVPSTFAPSQEADFVLRVFTEKQSETQELDDEISADLGDDDEITEDDIDDSFKSMFAQLAGEDMEISIHELQTILNRVVSRHKDLKTDGFSMESCRTMINLMDKDGSARLGLVEFQILWNKIRKWLVIFRDFDLDKSGAMSSYEMRLAVEAAGFKLNNRLNQILVARYAENEMVDFDNFICCLVKLEAMFRSFQQFDKEGSGEAEINVTEWLYLTMCC